Within Gammaproteobacteria bacterium, the genomic segment AATTTTAACGGACTATCGCCAGATTCAAAAACGGCTGAAAAATCCGCCACTGGCTTGCATGGACGCGATGGCAGATATGCAAGATCAACTGAACCATCTGGTTTACCCCCATTTCATCACCGAAATACCGGAGTCACAGCTCCAGCACTATCCACGCTACCTGCAAGCGATATTAAAACGCTTAGAAAAACTGGCGATAAATGTCACTAAAGATCGTTCTCTGCACCTAGAAGTTATCCCTTTTTGGTCAGATTACAAAGCGTTAGAAAAAAATAAAACCACAGAAAAAAAAGTGGGTGCTGTGATAGAGTATCGTTGGGCGATTGAAGAGTTTCGGGTTTCATTATTTGCTCAAACACTCAAAACGGCTTATCCGATATCGAGTAAACGGTTAAAGGTTTTACAGCGTGGTGCAAAACTATAAAAAAGGTCTTGTTCTTTATTGATTTGCAGGTATAATGCGCAGCTTCTTATTTATGGGTCGTTAGCTCAGTTGGTAGAGCACCGGACTTTTAATCCGATGGTCCCGAGTTCGAATCTCGGACGACCCACCATCCCTTTCCTCTGTATGCATCTGAAAAATATCCACTCTGAAGTAATGTAAACGGCTAGCAAATATAAATTTGTAGGTCGTATCGAGAATGTAGTGAAAAAAAGATCGTATTACTCTATTATTCCGGATGCTTTCGGTCGTGATAAAATAATAAATACTATAATTTAACTAAAGGTTAAAGCATGTTAATGCGCATTTGTCTTATTTTGGGTTTTGTTTTTTCCTTACTATCGCCCTCTTATGCGGGGGAATCCCCCCACGAATTTTTACTGGATAATGGGCTTAAGCTTATTGTTAAAAAAGATGTGCGAGCCCCTGTCGTCGTATCACAGGTGTGGTACAAAGTGGGTAGCAGTTACGAATATAATGGTATTACGGGTGTTTCTCATGTGCTCGAACACATGATGTTCAAGGGGACTGATCAGTATGCACCTGGTGAGTTTTCACGAATCATTGCCGCGAATGGTGGACGTGAAAATGCATTTACGGGTCGTGATTATACTGCTTACTTTCAGCAGTTGGAAAAGAGCCGCCTGGAGATTAGTTTTAAAATGGAATCGGATCGAATGCGGGGGTTGCTGTTGCCTGAAGAGGAGTTTGCTAAAGAGGTTAAGGTGGTGATGGAGGAGCGCCGTATGCGTACGGAGGATAATCCGCAAGCTCTGACGCGTGAACAATTTTATGCAACAGCCTTTACGAGCAACCCCTATCGGAACCCGATTGTCGGTTGGATGGGTGATTTGAAGTCAATGGCCGTGTCTGATTTACGTGTTTGGTATCAGCGTTGGTATGCGCCTAATAATGCAGTTGTTGTCGTTGTTGGAGATGTTGATCCACAAGCGGTATTAGCTTTAGCTAAAAAATACTTTGAGCCCCTTAAACCCAGTGAAATTATCTCAAGCAAACCACGCGTTGATGCACCTCAATTGGGTGAAAAACGTATTACAGTGAAAGCGCCCGCAAAACTTCCTTACTTGATGATGGGATATCACACCCCTGTACTGAAATTTGCGGATAAGTCGTGGGAGCCGTATGCACTTGAAGTATTGGCGGGGGTGTTGGATGGGGGAAGCAGTGCCCGTTTAACAAAAGAGTTGGTTCGAGGCAAAGAAGTTGCCGCCGCTGCGGGTGTGGGCTATAGCATGATCGGTTTACATAACGATCTTTTTTCTTTGAGCGGAACACCGACAGAGGCACATAACATCGAAACATTGGAAACTGAATTTTTGGCGCAAATTGAAGCGTTGAAGAATACTCTGGTGGATGAAAGTGAGCTTGCGCGAGTGAAAGCACAAGTGGTCGCGAGTAATGTTTATGAATTGGATTCGGTATTTTATCAGGCGATGCAGATCGGTATGCTGGAGACGATTGGGTTGGGGTGGCCGATGCTGGATGAATATGTTGACAAAGTTCGTGCCGTGACGGCTGAGCAGGTGCGGTCGGTTGCGCGTAAATATCTGCTAAAAGATCAATTGACGGTGGCCGTGCTTGAGCCTACCTCTACGGAATTGAATATAGAGCCGTCTCATCATACTGGAGGGTTAGTGCATTGATTCATCTTATTCACAAAAAAATAAAAATTAACTTGGTTTTAATTCCACAACTCCTGCTTTTAACTTTAATTTTTTCTGGTTGTAGCACCATGGTACCTGCACCCATTGCAACGGATGTTGAGCCGATTGTCACAAAAAAAATACAGCACTGGACAACAAATAATGGCGCACGAGTCTATTTCGTGCCCGCGCCAGAAATACCGATGCTGGATGTGAGTATCACATTTGATGGTGGCAGCGCACGTGACGGTGAGCAGGCAGGGCTTGCCTTGTTGACCAACGGTTTGCTTGATGATGGTGCCGGTACTTTGAGTACCGATCAAATTGCACAGCGTTTTGAAGGTGTAGGTGCTCAGTTTGGACTGGCTGCACATCGTGATATGGCGACCTTGACGCTGCGTAGTTTGAGCGATGTAGAGCTATTGCAGCCTGCGCTATCAATGGTGGCTCATCTGCTTCATACACCCACATTTCCACAAGAAGCATTTGAACGCGAACGCAAACAGATGATGATTGCACTACGTGCGGGGGAGCAATCCCCCGCAGTACTTGCTGAAAAAGCATTTTATACCGCGATTTATGGTGACCATCCTTATGCCTCGCCCTCTTTGGGAACTCAGAAGAGTCTGGCCGCATTGACGCTGGATGATGTTCATCGGTTTCATGAAAAATATTATGTTGCACGTAATGCTGTAATTGCAATAACGGGTGATGTGGATCGTAAGGCGGCTGAAAAAATAGCTGAAAACCTGATCTCTCCACTGCCTGCGGGGGAGGCTGCTGCGCCTCTTCCTCCCGTTAAAGCGTTGACGGAGTCAGTTGAAATCAAGATTGATTACCCTTCCAGTCAAACTCATATTCTTATAGGGCAACCTGGTATGCACCGTGGTGACCCTGATTATTTTACACTGTATGTGGGTAATCACATTTTGGGTGGCAGTGGATTAACTTCTCGCATTAGTGAAGAGATTCGAGAGAAGCGCGGGCTCTCTTACAGTGCTTACAGCTATTTCAGCCCAATGCGCCGTGATGGTCCTTTTATAATTGGGTTGCAAACACAAAATAGCCAAGCGGCAGAGGCGTTGCAAGTCGCGAAAAATACGGTACGTGGTTTTGTGGCGAATGGCCCGACATCGGATGAACTTGTTGCTTCGAAGAAAAATATTATGGGTGGTTTCCCACTGCGTATTGCCAGTAACAGTAAAATTTCTGGGTATCTAGGTATGATCGGCTTTTACAATTTACCACTAGATTATCTTGATCAATTTAACCCTACTGTAAAAGGTGTCGCGCTGGATGATATTAAAAAGGCATTCAAATTACGTATTAATCCAGATAAAATGGTTACGGTGATTGTTGGCGGAAACGCACTTGAAAGTGAGTAAAGTCAGGAGTGTCAGTCGTAATCAACTTCGTATTATCGGTGGGCAGTGGCGGGGTCGGAAATTAGTATTCCCGGATGTGTATGGTTTGCGACCAACAACAGACCGTGTTCGGGAAACATTGTTTAACTGGTTAAACCCAGTGATTTGTGGCTCGCGTTGCCTGGATCTTTTTGCTGGCAGCGGTGCTTTGGGTCTGGAGGCATTATCACGAGGTGCTGCCCATGTCGTGATGGTGGATCGCCAGCCTTGTGTGATTGAACAACTTAAAAAACATGTCATACAGCTTGAGGCTCAAGGTGCATATTGT encodes:
- the rsmD gene encoding 16S rRNA (guanine(966)-N(2))-methyltransferase RsmD, translated to MKVSKVRSVSRNQLRIIGGQWRGRKLVFPDVYGLRPTTDRVRETLFNWLNPVICGSRCLDLFAGSGALGLEALSRGAAHVVMVDRQPCVIEQLKKHVIQLEAQGAYCIQADGLSFLTESNESYNIVFLDPPFQDDLLKDCIQMLQKKSTLVTGAQVYIEHDNKKMLPETPSNWQLSRSKKAGQVGYHLFKVL
- a CDS encoding insulinase family protein; translation: MLMRICLILGFVFSLLSPSYAGESPHEFLLDNGLKLIVKKDVRAPVVVSQVWYKVGSSYEYNGITGVSHVLEHMMFKGTDQYAPGEFSRIIAANGGRENAFTGRDYTAYFQQLEKSRLEISFKMESDRMRGLLLPEEEFAKEVKVVMEERRMRTEDNPQALTREQFYATAFTSNPYRNPIVGWMGDLKSMAVSDLRVWYQRWYAPNNAVVVVVGDVDPQAVLALAKKYFEPLKPSEIISSKPRVDAPQLGEKRITVKAPAKLPYLMMGYHTPVLKFADKSWEPYALEVLAGVLDGGSSARLTKELVRGKEVAAAAGVGYSMIGLHNDLFSLSGTPTEAHNIETLETEFLAQIEALKNTLVDESELARVKAQVVASNVYELDSVFYQAMQIGMLETIGLGWPMLDEYVDKVRAVTAEQVRSVARKYLLKDQLTVAVLEPTSTELNIEPSHHTGGLVH
- a CDS encoding insulinase family protein, with the protein product MVPAPIATDVEPIVTKKIQHWTTNNGARVYFVPAPEIPMLDVSITFDGGSARDGEQAGLALLTNGLLDDGAGTLSTDQIAQRFEGVGAQFGLAAHRDMATLTLRSLSDVELLQPALSMVAHLLHTPTFPQEAFERERKQMMIALRAGEQSPAVLAEKAFYTAIYGDHPYASPSLGTQKSLAALTLDDVHRFHEKYYVARNAVIAITGDVDRKAAEKIAENLISPLPAGEAAAPLPPVKALTESVEIKIDYPSSQTHILIGQPGMHRGDPDYFTLYVGNHILGGSGLTSRISEEIREKRGLSYSAYSYFSPMRRDGPFIIGLQTQNSQAAEALQVAKNTVRGFVANGPTSDELVASKKNIMGGFPLRIASNSKISGYLGMIGFYNLPLDYLDQFNPTVKGVALDDIKKAFKLRINPDKMVTVIVGGNALESE